One Bacillota bacterium genomic region harbors:
- a CDS encoding acylphosphatase, whose amino-acid sequence MGSDKTRAEITVTGRVQGVGFREFARRHATSLGLLGWVRNRHDGSVALVIEGELCRVERLIALLREGPPWARVDDVDVRWSAYRGEFVSFTVRG is encoded by the coding sequence ATGGGAAGCGACAAGACGAGAGCCGAGATCACGGTAACCGGCCGAGTCCAAGGTGTCGGCTTTCGGGAGTTCGCGAGGAGACACGCGACATCTCTCGGCCTCCTTGGATGGGTGAGGAACCGACACGATGGCTCGGTTGCGCTCGTCATCGAGGGAGAGCTCTGCAGGGTGGAGCGCCTCATCGCGCTCTTGCGCGAGGGACCCCCATGGGCGAGGGTGGACGACGTCGACGTTCGGTGGTCCGCTTACCGCGGCGAGTTCGTGTCCTTCACCGTCCGAGGCTGA
- a CDS encoding HU family DNA-binding protein has protein sequence MTKTELVDKVAAKTGFTKKDSARVVDAVFESISEALAAGDKVSVVGFGSFETRRRAARAGRDPRTGGTIRIAARTVPVFKAGKTLKDAVAK, from the coding sequence ATGACGAAGACGGAACTGGTTGACAAGGTCGCAGCCAAGACCGGTTTCACCAAGAAGGATTCAGCGCGAGTCGTCGATGCGGTATTTGAGTCCATCTCGGAAGCCCTGGCCGCAGGGGATAAGGTATCAGTAGTAGGCTTTGGCAGCTTCGAGACGAGAAGGAGAGCAGCCAGGGCCGGCAGGGATCCGAGAACGGGGGGCACCATTCGGATCGCCGCGCGTACGGTGCCGGTCTTCAAGGCAGGCAAGACCCTCAAAGACGCAGTCGCCAAGTGA
- a CDS encoding patatin-like phospholipase family protein: MGVGENHGCRLRRGVGLALGSGAARGLAHIGVLKVLEREGIPIRALSGASMGALVGGLYAAGMPLAEMEKHALAVTKRSVLAWIDPIPPRQGFIVGKRIQDLLRSFIGNVRFSELKIPLAVVAADVLTGEETILRDGDVVDAIRASISIPVVFVPVQLGGRMLVDGGVVNPVPVDQIRVLDRSAVAVAVSVLPKLERKHVEKPRTADIVLNTLDIMQMRLFEFRRGEAEVVIEPDVSFATGIEFWEARELIARGEQAAIEALPSIRKALGRWPR; the protein is encoded by the coding sequence ATGGGAGTCGGTGAGAACCACGGGTGCAGGCTCAGGCGCGGCGTCGGGCTTGCGCTCGGCTCCGGTGCGGCGAGAGGGCTTGCTCACATCGGTGTGTTGAAGGTCCTGGAGCGCGAGGGCATCCCGATCAGGGCGCTCTCCGGCGCAAGCATGGGCGCGCTAGTAGGGGGGCTGTATGCGGCGGGAATGCCCCTCGCCGAAATGGAGAAGCACGCGCTCGCCGTGACGAAACGGTCCGTGCTTGCGTGGATAGACCCCATCCCCCCGAGACAAGGCTTCATAGTAGGGAAGAGAATACAGGATCTGCTGCGCTCTTTCATCGGCAACGTTCGATTCTCAGAACTCAAGATCCCGCTTGCCGTGGTCGCGGCGGACGTCCTCACCGGAGAAGAGACGATCCTCAGGGACGGAGACGTCGTCGACGCCATACGCGCCAGCATCTCGATTCCGGTCGTGTTCGTTCCTGTGCAGCTCGGCGGGAGAATGCTTGTGGATGGGGGCGTGGTGAACCCAGTGCCCGTTGATCAGATCCGCGTCCTCGACAGGTCAGCGGTCGCAGTGGCCGTGAGCGTGTTGCCGAAACTTGAGCGCAAGCACGTGGAGAAGCCCCGCACGGCTGACATAGTCCTGAACACACTGGACATCATGCAGATGAGGTTGTTCGAGTTCAGGCGGGGTGAGGCGGAAGTAGTGATCGAGCCGGACGTATCGTTTGCGACGGGGATCGAGTTCTGGGAGGCGCGCGAGCTCATCGCTCGTGGGGAACAGGCGGCCATCGAGGCCTTGCCGAGCATCCGAAAGGCGCTCGGAAGATGGCCCCGCTGA